From the genome of Halomonas sp. LR3S48:
ACGTGGTCGGAAGCACAACAACGGCACCCCGTGTGCTTTCGCATCCCTTGAGACGTTGACTCTTCGCAGCCGAGAGGTACGTCATGGAGCTTGATCCCGTATTGCTTTCGCGATTGCAATTCGCCTTCGTCGTTTCCTTCCATGCCATCTTTCCGGTCTTCACCATCGGCCTGGCATCCTACATCGCCGTGTTGCGTGGGCTCTTCTACAAGACCCAGAACCCGGCATGGGATCGCCTGGCGCTGCTGTGGACCCGGGTCTTTGCCGTCGCCTTCGGCATGGGGGTGGTGTCCGGCATCGTCATGTCCTTCCAGTTCGGCACCAACTGGAGCAATTTCTCCCAATCCGCCGCTAATTTCATCGGGCCGTTGCTGAGCTACGAGGTAGTCACTGCCTTCTTCCTCGAGGCTGCGTTTCTCGGCGTGCTGCTGTTCGGGCGCGACAGGGTGCCCCAGGGCGTGCATCTGTTCGCTGCGATCATGGTGGCGTTGGGAACCTTCATTTCCACGTTCTGGATCCTGGCGGCCAACAGCTGGATGCACACTCCCGCCGGCGTCGACTTCACCGGCGGCACCTTCCGGGTCACCTCGTGGACCGAGGCGATCTTCAACCCGTCATTCCCGTATCGCTTCGCCCACATGGCCATTGCGTCGTTCATCACCGGTGGCTTCGTCGTCGCCGGGGTGAGCGCCTGGTACCTGCTGATCGGTCGTGACGTCGAAGCCAACCGCAAGGCACTCTCCATGTGCCTGTGGATGCTGCTGGTGCTGACGCCGACCCAGGCGCTGGTGGGCGACTTTCACGGCCTCAATACCTTCGAGCACCAGCCGGTCAAGCTCTCCGCCATGGAGGGCAACTGGGAGACCCGCCGCGGTGCGCCGTTCCTGCTGTTCGCGCTGCCTGACCAGGAGGCGCAGCAGAACCGCTTCGAGATCGGCATTCCCTATGCGGCGAGCCTGATCCTGACCCACGAGCTGGACGGGGAGATCCCGGGGATTGTCGAGGTGCCGCCAGAGGAGCAGCCGCCGGTGGCGATCGTGTTCTGGGCGTTTCGCGTGATGGTGGGGCTCGGCCTGCTGATGATCGCGGTCGCCCTGGTGGGGCTCTACCTGCGGCGTGGTGGGCGTGTCTACCAGGCGCGTCCTTACCTCCAGATGCTGCGCCTGATGTCCGTTACGCCCTTCGTTGCCGTGCTCGCCGGCTGGATCACTACCGAGTCGGGTCGGGCGCCGTGGCTGGTCTACGGCATGATGACCCACGCCGAGGGGGTGACCCCCTCGCTGACCGGCGGCATGGCGCTGTTCACGCTGGTCGGCTACATGGCGGTCTATGCGGTGATCTTCTATGCCGGCACCTACTACCTGACACGGGTCATCCGCTACGGCATGCAGGATAAGGACGACGACAAGGTGATCGACGACTTCGAGACGCCCAAGCGCCCTTGGTCGGCGACCCACACGCCGTTCGACGACGACCCGACCGAGAAGAGGGCCTGATCATGGAAATGTTCGATCTATCGCTGATCTGGGCGCTGATCATC
Proteins encoded in this window:
- a CDS encoding cytochrome ubiquinol oxidase subunit I codes for the protein MELDPVLLSRLQFAFVVSFHAIFPVFTIGLASYIAVLRGLFYKTQNPAWDRLALLWTRVFAVAFGMGVVSGIVMSFQFGTNWSNFSQSAANFIGPLLSYEVVTAFFLEAAFLGVLLFGRDRVPQGVHLFAAIMVALGTFISTFWILAANSWMHTPAGVDFTGGTFRVTSWTEAIFNPSFPYRFAHMAIASFITGGFVVAGVSAWYLLIGRDVEANRKALSMCLWMLLVLTPTQALVGDFHGLNTFEHQPVKLSAMEGNWETRRGAPFLLFALPDQEAQQNRFEIGIPYAASLILTHELDGEIPGIVEVPPEEQPPVAIVFWAFRVMVGLGLLMIAVALVGLYLRRGGRVYQARPYLQMLRLMSVTPFVAVLAGWITTESGRAPWLVYGMMTHAEGVTPSLTGGMALFTLVGYMAVYAVIFYAGTYYLTRVIRYGMQDKDDDKVIDDFETPKRPWSATHTPFDDDPTEKRA